In Spinacia oleracea cultivar Varoflay chromosome 5, BTI_SOV_V1, whole genome shotgun sequence, a single window of DNA contains:
- the LOC130460933 gene encoding uncharacterized protein has translation MQLVDSLNWRVQNEIDNILTKPIVPAELYRKVCDSQLVGLSGYSKEGLSVVAIGVGHSSHEKASPLASHRYERPISTCIKVLDMTGLKISALNQIKVYTLRNAPYASEEIDVVREQ, from the exons ATGCAGTTGGTGGACAGCTTAAATTGGAGGGTGCAAAATGAGATCGACAATATATTAACA AAACCTATTGTTCCTGCTGAGCTATACCGAAAAGTGTGTGACTCTCAGCTTGTAGGACTTTCAGGTTACTCAAAAGAG GGTTTGTCTGTCGTTGCCATTGGCGTGGGGCATAGCTCGCATGAAAAAGCATCT CCACTGGCATCACATAGGTATGAACGACCGATAAGTACCTGTATCAAGGTACTTGATATGACTGGCTTAAAAATATCGGCCCTTAATCAAATAAAG gtctatactctgaggaatgcgccttatgctagtgaggaaattgatgttgTTCGTGAGCAATGA